aatataatcattaatattttaatatctaaatatgttttatgtgaaagattttataatattgtcagaaaattttttaaaattcaaaatagACGAGTCCCCACTTAATTATATTCTATGTGTGCATTTCATATgctcataaaaaatgggcATACGATAGATTGATGGATCAAtcatacatttatttttttttacataaaatattattaatgtcTTTCATAcgtttattcattttttactattataaaatttgttaaaaCTTCATAGAATATTTGATTTCGATATTGTCattgtaaatttatatacccCTTTTATacattaacattttttttttcttttaaaatttatgcactgttcataattttttaaaacatatttttgtcaaatgacaaaatttatttttcaaaatggAGAAAAATGCCAAACACAATAATacattaatttaataaataaataagtaaaaatagAGAATCATAACTTGAAAAAACGATTCGAAAATAACCAAACTCAATATACAACATCACAAATTTACATATAGAAatgtagaaaataaaaataaaaacaaaatactTAAACAATAAGGCGAGACACTATTTGTAAGACATCCAAAttaatcataatatttataacgGTAAAAATCTTACTGTATTGAACAccattttttctaaaaacaaatttaaaaggttgtaaataaaaaaatatatttttttatctcaATTGTATAAGAgaattatatgtaaatatattctgCAAATATTAATTCACAAAAACGACATAAgaattttagaaaaaatcaaccttcatttttctattaatttttttgtaagaTTTATCCGGTTCATGCtcctttttaaaaatatctataaaaaaataagtactctattaaaaaattttaaaaaatatattaaaatataagggaaaaaataatgcaagCACACAACTGACTATACACCCACACaccatataaaataagatagcttaaacttttttatgattatgtgtgcatttaaatattataattaaaactaTTTAAAAGCAGTTTAACATACTTTCAAAAAAGCCCTTCTTATGTTTCTTATCAGCAATACACTTATGCGTAAAATCATATCGGTGAGGCAAACAAAAAGTCTTTTTACATTGCTTACAAAAATAGCTATTAATATCATTCAAAACctgaataaatataagttttagtaatagaaaaagaaataatttaacTTTCTATgcttacatatatatgcattttcaACTACATTCAAGGGTTATAAGATAAAAAACATGCGCATATATATTGCCATCGGGAATAAGGATAGGACCCTATTTTGTATTCCCTCTATGATATGaaagtattttttatttggcaCATTGACttgtataatttataagtgtctattttattctttaccgttttacatttttctctatcacatatttttggtttatttgttttttttacataagtGCACTTATAAAGTAAGTGCCATTCTATCTCTTCTTCttcctatatatatacaaaaaaaaataaataataaattcatttaCCTAAGTATCGATTTTtcaaatgaataaataacatatctccatatatgcatatggtTGTTGTGTGTAAGCaactataatatttaaccgctttgttatttttttcgcaCTTACATCAGGAATAACTGCATTACAGTATTCACATAAAATAACTTTTTTCAAATCAGAGTGTTTTAATTTAGAGCATACATGATCTTGtgcttttttatgtaaCTCGCAaaactaaataaaaaaaatacgcACCAGACATTATATTATAGAAAAGCAGACGGAAAATTTTCAGTGGCactatgcatatatatttaagaaAATATCAGGTATCATTTGTAGCATACACACACAGCTGCATCCCacaacatttattttatgaccaattttttatatacatatgtgttattatattttttattagctTATACCAATAATTCACAATATTCACATTTGTGTGGAAGAAAATCGTGATATCTACACCCTTCGAATTGGcatttttgaataaaattggaaaaataagccatattattttttttaatatatattatttagtCATATTGTcctcattttttttttatttataaatatttaaatatgccatgctttttcattatatgttttatattccctgttcataatttttttttattttacattcacagttaatattttttttattgcttatattttttttttattttttggtcatatattttttttttatttacccaatttaattattatagcaaattaaaactaaaaagataaaggaaaaaaaatataatggatgttattttttataatacgTATTTTAcctaatatataaaacaacataatacatattatattgtaGTTTACCTTTCGAGTggaaaattgaaaaagaataaatcCTGAGCGAATGCATAAAGATATACCAACTATAATAGCAAATACTGTGAAATGATATTTTCCTTCgtatatctatatttatattttatttttagtttttatattaaacataaatttattcGTTTATAATAGTGTTTATATTGTGTTAATTGTTTTACCCcttctatatataaacatctTTAGAGCAATAAAGGATATATTTTCACATTATACACCAATGCACCGAATATAGCTATTTTCACATTTTGAATAATCCCCGTTTTAAAAGTAAAGGTAATTCTAAAACTAAAAACTTTGCCaaattatagaaaaaaggaaaaaataaaaaaatgcataatataaaataaaaggcgaaaaaaattagacatcataaatatagtaaatttttcaaatatgaaaaattatatttcacataatttttaattttcctATTACACaccatataaattttatatatgcacagttcataaattttttatgtttttcaaTGTTTTTGGTGTTTTGTtgtttttgaattattttaaaattatttatttttccgtttggtttttccatttttatttttaacaaatttgTTTAGTTATTTGAAGTttcaaacaaattaaaacaaaataatttatgttaATTCAaagtatatacaaaatatgtgtctgcatatattttaatacaccttctacaaatataataatatatattgtttgaGTGTACTACATGTGattataaagaaaacataaatattatcgTTTTATTGAATATCCACATTgttaatgttttttttttgttacacaaaaaatataaaatattaatacaataataaaaaattgttttaattcattttcatcttttgaaatcatttttaaattaattacaATTACAacatacacacatatatgtatatattagaGAGGCTTTAAATTTGTTGCCGccattaaatatattattcccCCCaaccaattttttttttgtctaaCACCTTTcctatatgtatatatttttttttttgttcttcAGTATTTTTCTGGTTTCCCTCTTTGTATCCTTTTTCCTTTCGCTGTCTACTTCGATATTTTTGTTCTGCTCGATCTTCATTagcttttatattttaaaagcaTTTGAAACGGAGATCGAGGAAAAGGATTTAAAAAGTCAAGActtattatgtttattacGCCTTTCTTAATTTTGAGCTTACTTAGTTTAATAAAtagttataatataaataaatttactaAAAGCTTATCCCCTTATGTAAAAGTATTACACCAAAATGTGAGAAATACAaaagaagataaaaatcatatttatattcaaaaagaCAACCATAAAGAGCATATAAACTTTAACATTGAGAAGTTTCCTGTTAAAAATGACgccataaataataaagatttatatttttttaaaaataatgaaaccTTTTCTACCTTGCATGTTCAGAAATTATTGGTagaagaattaaataaaaataatatacaagtACCTTCAATTATACAGTCAGATTtactaaaatattataatcaaaattctgaaaaattaaaaaatattattatagctGCAGAAAATGGTATAGGAAAAACTTtgtcatatataattttcattttaaatcatattttaaaaaagaaaaaaaatgtttttgtCCTGATATTTC
This genomic interval from Plasmodium chabaudi chabaudi strain AS genome assembly, chromosome: 11 contains the following:
- a CDS encoding AN1-type zinc finger protein, putative, with the protein product MAYFSNFIQKCQFEGCRYHDFLPHKCEYCELLFCELHKKAQDHVCSKLKHSDLKKVILCEYCNAVIPDEEEEIEWHLLYKCTYVKKTNKPKICDREKCKTVLNDINSYFCKQCKKTFCLPHRYDFTHKCIADKKHKKGFFENIFKKEHEPDKSYKKINRKMKKKWCSIQ